From Nycticebus coucang isolate mNycCou1 chromosome 6, mNycCou1.pri, whole genome shotgun sequence, the proteins below share one genomic window:
- the TM9SF1 gene encoding transmembrane 9 superfamily member 1 codes for MTILGHPRSWSCQWLPILMLLLGTGHGPGVEGLTHYKAGDPVILYVNKVGPYHNPQETYHYYQLPVCCPEKIRHKSLSLGEVLDGDRMAESLYEIRFRENVEKRILCHMQLSSAQVEQLRQAIEELYYFEFVIDDLPIRGFVGYMEESGFLPHSHKIGLWTHLDFHLEFHGDQIIFANVSVRDVKPHSLDGLRPDEFLGLTHTYSVRWSETLVEHRSDRRRGDDGGFFPRTLEIHWLSIINSMVLVFLLVGFVAVILMRVLRNDLARYNLDEETTSASSGDDFDQSDNGWKIIHTDVFRFPPYRGLLCAVLGVGAQFLALGTGIIVMALLGMFNVHRHGAINSAAILLYALTCCISGYVSSHFYRQIGGERWVWNIILTTSLFSVPFFLTWSVVNSVHWANGSTQALPATTILLLLTVWLLVGFPLTVIGGIFGKNNASPFDAPCRTKNIAREIPPQPWYKSTLIHMTVGGFLPFSAISVELYYIFATVWGREQYTLYGILFFVFAILLSVGACISIALTYFQLSGEDYRWWWRSVLSVGSTGLFIFLYSVFYYARRSNMSGAVQTVEFFGYSLLTGYVFFLMLGTISFFSSLKFIRYIYVNLKMD; via the exons ATGACAATCCTAGGGCACCCTCGAAGTTGGAGCTGCCAGTGGTTGCCAATCCTGATGCTGCTACTGGGCACAGGCCATGGGCCAGGGGTGGAAGGCCTGACACACTACAAGGCCGGCGACCCTGTCATTCTGTATGTCAACAAAGTGGGACCCTACCATAACCCTCAGGAAACTTACCACTACTATCAGCTTCCAGTCTGCTGCCCTGAGAAGATACGTCACAAAAGCCTTAGCCTGGGTGAAGTGCTGGATGGGGACCGAATGGCTGAGTCTTTGTATGAGATCCGCTTTcgggagaatgtggagaaaagaattTTGTGCCACATGCAGCTCAGTTCTGCCCAG GTGGAGCAGCTGCGTCAGGCCATTGAGGAACTATACTACTTTGAATTTGTGATAGATGACTTGCCAATCCGTGGCTTTGTTGGCTACATGGAGGAGAGTGGCTTCCTGCCACACAGCCACAAGATAGGACTCTGGACCCATTTGGACTTCCACCTAGAATTCCATGGAGATCAAATTATATTTGCCAATGTTTCAGTACGGGATGTCAAACCCCACAGCTTGGATGGGTTACGACCCGATGAATTCCTAGGCCTTACCCACACTTACAGTGTGCGCTGGTCTGAGACTTTAGTGGAGCATCGGAGTGACAGGCGCCGTGGTGACGATGGTGGTTTCTTTCCCCGAACCCTAGAAATCCATTGGTTGTCCATCATCAACTCCATGGTGCTTGTGTTTTTACTGGTGGGTTTTGTGGCTGTCATTCTAATGCGTGTGCTTCGGAATGACCTGGCTCGGTACAACTTGGATGAGGAGACCACTTCTGCAAGTTCTGGTGATGACTTTGACCAGAGTGACAACGGCTGGAAAATTATCCATACAGATGTCTTCCGCTTCCCTCCATACCGTGGTCTGCTCTGTGCTGTGCTTGGTGTGGGTGCCCAGTTCCTGGCCCTTGGCACTG GCATTATTGTCATGGCGCTGTTGGGCATGTTCAATGTGCACCGTCATGGGGCCATTAACTCTGCAGCCATCTTGTTGTATGCACTGACCTGCTGCATCTCTGGCTACGTGTCCAGCCACTTCTACCGGCAGATTGGAGGTGAACGTTGGGTGTGGAACATCATTCTCACCACCAGTCTCTTCTCTG TGCCTTTCTTCCTGACATGGAGCGTGGTAAACTCAGTGCATTGGGCCAATGGTTCGACACAGGCTTTGCCAGCTACCACCATCCTACTGCTTCTGACGGTTTGGCTGCTGGTGGGCTTTCCCCTCACTGTCATTGGAGGCATCTTTGGGAAGAACAATGCTAGCCCCTTTGATGCACCTTGTCGCACCAAGAACATCGCCCGGGAGATCCCACCCCAGCCGTGGTACAAGTCTACTCTCATCCACATGACTGTTGGAGGCTTCCTGCCTTTCAG TGCCATCTCTGTGGAGCTGTACTACATCTTTGCCACAGTGTGGGGTCGGGAGCAGTACACTTTGTATGGCATCCTCTTCTTTGTCTTCGCCATCCTGCTGAGTGTGGGGGCTTGCATCTCCATTGCACTCACCTACTTCCAGTTGTCTGGGGAGGATTACCGTTGGTGGTGGCGATCTGTGCTGAGTGTTGGCTCCACTGGCCTCTTCATTTTCCTCTACTCAGTTTTCTACTATGCTCGACGTTCCAACATGTCAGGGGCAGTACAGACAGTAGAGTTCTTTGGCTACTCCTTACTCACGGGTTATGTCTTTTTCCTCATGCTGGGTActatctcctttttttcttccctgaagtTCATCCGTTATATCTACGTTAACCTCAAGATGGACTGA